The genome window GGTTGACTCGAGATAAACCTTGAGGAAGCCATCGAATGAAACAACCTCGCCGGTAGCAACAAACTTTTCGCTTGTGTTGCCGATATTGATGTTGATAGTTGTCTTTTCGAGTTGTGCGTCAGCCATCTGAGATGCGATGGTACGCTTCCAGATGAGTTCGTAAAGGCGCTTCTCCTGAGCGGTTCCTTCGATGGTTGGTTCATTCATATATGTAGGACGGATAGCCTCGTGCGCTTCCTGTGCACCCTTTGAACTGGTGTGGTAGGCACGAGTCTGGCTGTATTCCTTGCCATATTCTCTGATAATCTCATCTTTGCTGGCGTTGGAACAGAGCGTAGAGAGGTTTACGCTATCGGTTCGCATGTAAGTGATGCGTCCGCTTTCGTAAAGTTTCTGGGCTATCATCATGGTCTGTACAACGGTGAAACCAAGCTTGCGTGCTGCCTCCTGTTGCAGAGTAGAAGTAGTGAAAGGTGGTGCAGGAGAACGCTTTAAAGGCTTTTTGGTTACAGATTCAACCATAAACTTAGCATCTTTACACTTCTCAAGGAAAGCTTCAACCTCTTCGTGGGTATTGAAACGCTGGTCCAGTTCTGCCTTTACCTCTGTTGCATTGCCGCTGTCGCTGATCAGGGCGAAAATAGCGGTAACGCGATAGTATGGAACACTCTGGAACTTCTGGATTTCACGCTCACGTTCTACTATCAGACGGACAGCAACACTCTGTACACGACCTGCAGAAAGGGCTGGCTTAACCTTTCTCCACAAGATAGGAGAAAGCTTGAAACCTACCAGTCGGTCGAGTACACGACGTGCCTGCTGGGCATTCACCAGGTTCATGTCCAGATGGCGTGGGTTCTTGATTGCGTCAAGAATAGCCTGTTTGGTAATCTCGTGGAAGACAATACGGTTTGTCTTCTCCTCATCCAATCCCAGTACTTCGCAAAGGTGCCAGCTGATGGCTTCTCCCTCGCGGTCCTCATCGGATGCTAACCAGATTTTCTTGGCTTTCTTCGCATTCGTTTTCAATTCTGTAACGAGTTTTTTCTTTTCCTCTGGAATCTCATAATCAGGTTCCATGGTTTTCTCGTTTATACTAAGTTCCTTCTTCTTCAGGTCACGGATATGACCGTAAGAAGACATAACCTTATAGTCCTTACCTAAAAACTCTTCGATCTTTTTAGCCTTCGCAGGGCTCTCGACGATTACTAAATTCTCTTGCATAAGCTTATACACAATTTTTTCGGTTGGCAAAAGTAAGTAAACTTTTTGCTTATACCTTATTATATGGTGTTTTTTTTGGTTTTTTTAATGTTTGGGAGCCATATTTGGCTGTATTGAACCCTTTTTACCCCAATTTTGTTTCCAAATAACGATGGAGCCCCTTGCGTATGGAATCGAATGCAAACTCATCAGGATTGAGTCTGCTCAATGGTATCCAGAATGATTCTTCAGCATCGTCCATTGCTTCTATATGAGTGTCGTCTTTCACCTTCACTTCATAGAACATATCGAGGGTATGAACCATGAAACCTGAGTAAAGGTAGAGATTTGGGTAGCTGAACTGATACTTAACGTCAGTTGCATCCAGTCCGGTTTCCTCTTTTACCTCTCTTGCTATACCTTCTTCACCTGTTTCATCCATGTCGACGAAACCGCCTGGCAAATCGAGTGCTCCCTTGGCTGG of Segatella copri contains these proteins:
- a CDS encoding NUDIX hydrolase — protein: MSHVLDKFQFCPVCGSNHFEINNIKSKKCKDCGFSYYLNPSSATVALILNSKEELLAVRRKKDPAKGALDLPGGFVDMDETGEEGIAREVKEETGLDATDVKYQFSYPNLYLYSGFMVHTLDMFYEVKVKDDTHIEAMDDAEESFWIPLSRLNPDEFAFDSIRKGLHRYLETKLG
- the topA gene encoding type I DNA topoisomerase, producing MQENLVIVESPAKAKKIEEFLGKDYKVMSSYGHIRDLKKKELSINEKTMEPDYEIPEEKKKLVTELKTNAKKAKKIWLASDEDREGEAISWHLCEVLGLDEEKTNRIVFHEITKQAILDAIKNPRHLDMNLVNAQQARRVLDRLVGFKLSPILWRKVKPALSAGRVQSVAVRLIVEREREIQKFQSVPYYRVTAIFALISDSGNATEVKAELDQRFNTHEEVEAFLEKCKDAKFMVESVTKKPLKRSPAPPFTTSTLQQEAARKLGFTVVQTMMIAQKLYESGRITYMRTDSVNLSTLCSNASKDEIIREYGKEYSQTRAYHTSSKGAQEAHEAIRPTYMNEPTIEGTAQEKRLYELIWKRTIASQMADAQLEKTTININIGNTSEKFVATGEVVSFDGFLKVYLESTDDEEHAEDSSHILPALKEGDELQRREILATEKYSLAPARYTEASLVKKLEDLGIGRPSTYAPTISTIQQRQYVVKGDKTGEERTFTIDSLKGIKITQKLKKEMAGSEKGKLLPTDIGIVVNDFLMENFPNIMNYNFTADVEKKFDDIAEGKTEWTNWMKDFDKGFEPEVKEVLEARNQHKAGERNLGNDPKTGKPVFVKIGRFGPVVQIGSAEDKDKPQFAQLPSDKSIETITLEEALELFKLPRELGDYEGITVTVGSGRYGPYILHNRKYVSIPKEDDPLTITLDRAIELIKEKREAEEKRHLKVFDEDDKMEILNGKYGPYIAYDGKNYRIPKAKHESAEELTYEECMEIIKAAPEPKARGRKKS